A region of Rhodamnia argentea isolate NSW1041297 chromosome 9, ASM2092103v1, whole genome shotgun sequence DNA encodes the following proteins:
- the LOC115736908 gene encoding F-box protein At4g00755-like, protein MDPSMDFVPQLELDMLFEILMSLDDPCDLARASCVSHSWHGFVVSNGLSKQLCLRMFPQLSGVDHVTESCSFKSDAESGSSNTKEWDLLEREHRVYGFLSHCSKSMVDRECISDAISASSTDNFPEEGIINTLELRDRVGRIASYWSSKGQKIPAVPETLIYKLVGDLCVVTAIDIQPFQAYFQPGLPIYSAKSVRFRMGYPKASVDLDSVNQSCHDSPNDNFVWTYTSPEFPMAQENCLQKFKFPEPVLCIGGFLLVELLGRVQRQEMDGLFYICVSHVRVMGWPLSPTFGVDLIEPSGKFVLKALSYTKECLPVSSPRRISSLELRRRVRNLEHILNMLRGNVRDVEDIWDEEQDDSDEEFV, encoded by the exons ATGGATCcttctatggattttgtgccACAACTCGAATTGGATATGTTATTTGAGATACTTATGAGTTTGGACGACCCTTGTGATCTCGCTCGAGCTAGCTGCGTTTCGCACTCTTGGCACGGATTCG TGGTCTCCAATGGTCTTTCCAAGCAACTATGCCTCAGAATGTTTCCTCAGTTATCTGGAGTTGATCACGTCACCGAAAGCTGCTCCTTTAAAAGTGATGCTGAAAGTGGTTCTAGCAACACTAAAGAATGGGACCTTCTGGAAAGGGAGCATAGGGTCTATGGTTTTCTGTCTCATTGTTCTAAATCAATGGTTGACAGAGAGTGTATTTCAGATGCAATAAGCGCTTCCAGCACCGACAATTTCCCAGAGGAGGGTATTATTAATACTCTGGAATTGAGAGATAGGGTTGGAAGGATCGCCTCATACTGGTCTAGTAAAGGACAAAAGATTCCTGCTGTGCCTGAGACTTTGATTTACAAACTGGTTGGTGATTTGTGTGTTGTTACTGCAATTGACATCCAACCTTTTCAAG CTTATTTCCAGCCTGGATTACCTATATATTCGGCCAAATCTGTGCGATTTCGGATGGGTTATCCCAAAGCTTCTGTGGATCTTGattcagtcaatcaatcatgtcATGATTCTCCAAATGATAATTTTGTGTGGACATACACTTCCCCAGAGTTTCCCATGGCTCAG GAGAACTGTCTGCAGAAATTCAAGTTTCCAGAGCCCGTTCTTTGTATAGGTGGATTCCTTCTTGTCGAGCTGCTTGGCAGGGTGCAGAGGCAGGAAATGGATGGCTTGTTTTATATTTG TGTCTCTCATGTTCGAGTTATGGGGTGGCCTTTATCACCTACATTTGGTGTCGATTTAATCGAACCATCTGGAAAGTTTGTTTTGAAGGCTCTTAGTTACACAAAAGAATGCTTACCCGTAAGCAGTCCTCGTCGAATTTCCAGCTTGGAACTCCGGAGACGCGTGAGAAACTTGGAGCACATACTCAATATGCTTCGTGGTAACGTGAGAGATGTCGAGGATATATGGGACGAAGAGCAAGATGATTCGGATGAAGAGTTTGTGTGA
- the LOC115736903 gene encoding uncharacterized protein LOC115736903 isoform X1: MSFAVFNFISQSSLGVEESRSNLSPVAKRTSGDRFRSIPNSQIMVEDSSNEVPEDLQSAEDWLIHAQELVPLALSKAREVKGFPRRWKIVISKLEQIPSCLSDLSSHPCFTKNALCREQLQAVSETLRESFELAELCLKEKYEGKLRMQSDLDSLAGKLDLNLRDCGLLIKTGVLGEATVAPSMPGTSTESEALSCSNIRELLARLQIGHLEAKHKALDNLVEILREDEKNVLATLARSNIAAIVQLLTATSPRIREKTVTVICSLAESGSCENWLVAEGVLPPLIRLLESGSAVGKEKAAISLQSLSMSAETARAIIGHGGVRPLIEICRAGDSVSQAAAASTLKSISAVPDVRQTLAEEGIVKVLIDLLDRGILLGSKEYAAECLQNLTVSNENLRRSAVSEGGVRSLLTYLDGPLPQESAVGALRNLVGSISAETLISLGFLPRMAHVLKSGSPGAQQAAASAICRACRSAEMKKLVGEAGCIPLLVKLLDAKSNSGREVAAQAISSLMTVSQNCREVKRDEKSVPGLVQLLDPGPQNTAKKYAVSCLTSLSSSKKCKKLMISYGAIGYLKKLNEMDVPGAKKLLDRLEKGKLRSMFSRK, translated from the exons ATGTCATTCgctgtttttaattttatatcaCAGAGTTCTCTAGGTGTTGAAGAAAGTCGAAGCAATTTGAGTCCAG TTGCTAAAAGAACTTCTGGTGATCGGTTTCGGTCAATACCCAATTCACAAATCATGGTGGAGGATTCATCGAATGAAGTCCCGGAAGATTTGCAGTCCGCAGAAGATTGGCTAATTCATGCACAGGAGCTTGTTCCGTTGGCACTGAGTAAGGCGAGGGAAGTGAAGGGGTTTCCTCGCAGGTGGAAGATCGTAATTTCCAAGTTGGAGCAGATCCCGTCGTGTCTATCGGACCTTTCCAGCCATCCTTGCTTCACAAAGAACGCACTCTGCAGAGAACAGTTGCAGGCAGTTTCGGAGACACTGAGGGAATCGTTCGAATTGGCAGAATTGTGCTTGAAAGAGAAGTATGAAGGGAAACTGAGGATGCAGAGTGATCTGGACTCTTTAGCGGGGAAATTGGACTTGAATTTGAGGGATTGTGGGCTTTTGATCAAGACTGGTGTGCTTGGTGAGGCTACAGTCGCACCATCCATGCCCGGTACTTCAACAGAATCTGAGGCTTTATCTTGTAGCAATATTAGGGAGCTGCTCGCTAGGCTTCAGATTGGACACTTGGAGGCAAAGCATAAAGCCCTGGACAATTTAGTAGAAATACTGAGAGAGGACGAGAAAAATGTTTTGGCTACGTTGGCAAGGAGCAATATTGCTGCCATAGTGCAATTACTTACCGCAACATCTCCTCGCATTCGTGAAAAAACCGTCACAGTTATATGCTCACTGGCTGAATCTGGCAGTTGCGAGAATTGGCTTGTTGCGGAAGGCGTATTGCCCCCTCTCATACGGCTTCTCGAGTCAGGCAGCGCGGTGGGGAAAGAGAAGGCGGCCATTTCGTTGCAGAGCCTGTCAATGTCTGCGGAAACAGCCCGGGCCATCATCGGGCATGGCGGGGTACGCCCCCTGATCGAAATTTGTCGAGCTGGTGATTCTGTCTCCCAGGCTGCAGCTGCCAGTACTTTAAAGAGCATATCAGCTGTCCCTGACGTGCGGCAAACTCTGGCTGAGGAAGGCATTGTGAAGGTTTTGATTGATCTCCTTGATCGCGGAATTCTACTTGGATCCAAGGAATACGCAGCAGAGTGCTTGCAGAACCTGACTGTGAGCAATGAGAATTTAAGGAGGAGCGCCGTATCAGAGGGTGGGGTTCGGAGCCTGTTGACTTATCTTGATGGTCCATTGCCTCAGGAATCTGCGGTCGGGGCATTGAGGAACTTGGTGGGGTCCATCTCAGCCGAAACCCTAATATCTCTTGGTTTTCTTCCCCGGATGGCTCATGTGCTTAAGTCAGGGTCTCCAGGGGCGCAGCAAGCAGCTGCTTCAGCCATTTGCAGGGCATGCAGGTCTGCTGAGATGAAAAAATTGGTGGGTGAAGCTGGGTGCATTCCTCTGCTTGTGAAATTGCTCGATGCGAAATCGAACAGCGGGAGGGAGGTTGCGGCACAAGCAATCTCAAGCTTGATGACAGTTTCACAGAACTGTAGAGAGGTCAAGAGAGACGAGAAAAGCGTGCCTGGTTTGGTCCAACTGCTCGATCCGGGTCCTCAGAACACTGCAAAAAAGTATGCTGTTTCCTGCTTAACGAGTCTTTCCTCGAGCAAGAAGTGTAAGAAGTTGATGATCTCCTATGGAGCGATTGGGTATCTGAAGAAGCTTAACGAAATGGATGTTCCGGGAGCCAAGAAACTGCTCGACCGTTTGGAGAAAGGGAAGCTGAGGAGTATGTTCAGTCGGAAATAG
- the LOC115736903 gene encoding U-box domain-containing protein 41-like isoform X3, whose amino-acid sequence MVEDSSNEVPEDLQSAEDWLIHAQELVPLALSKAREVKGFPRRWKIVISKLEQIPSCLSDLSSHPCFTKNALCREQLQAVSETLRESFELAELCLKEKYEGKLRMQSDLDSLAGKLDLNLRDCGLLIKTGVLGEATVAPSMPGTSTESEALSCSNIRELLARLQIGHLEAKHKALDNLVEILREDEKNVLATLARSNIAAIVQLLTATSPRIREKTVTVICSLAESGSCENWLVAEGVLPPLIRLLESGSAVGKEKAAISLQSLSMSAETARAIIGHGGVRPLIEICRAGDSVSQAAAASTLKSISAVPDVRQTLAEEGIVKVLIDLLDRGILLGSKEYAAECLQNLTVSNENLRRSAVSEGGVRSLLTYLDGPLPQESAVGALRNLVGSISAETLISLGFLPRMAHVLKSGSPGAQQAAASAICRACRSAEMKKLVGEAGCIPLLVKLLDAKSNSGREVAAQAISSLMTVSQNCREVKRDEKSVPGLVQLLDPGPQNTAKKYAVSCLTSLSSSKKCKKLMISYGAIGYLKKLNEMDVPGAKKLLDRLEKGKLRSMFSRK is encoded by the coding sequence ATGGTGGAGGATTCATCGAATGAAGTCCCGGAAGATTTGCAGTCCGCAGAAGATTGGCTAATTCATGCACAGGAGCTTGTTCCGTTGGCACTGAGTAAGGCGAGGGAAGTGAAGGGGTTTCCTCGCAGGTGGAAGATCGTAATTTCCAAGTTGGAGCAGATCCCGTCGTGTCTATCGGACCTTTCCAGCCATCCTTGCTTCACAAAGAACGCACTCTGCAGAGAACAGTTGCAGGCAGTTTCGGAGACACTGAGGGAATCGTTCGAATTGGCAGAATTGTGCTTGAAAGAGAAGTATGAAGGGAAACTGAGGATGCAGAGTGATCTGGACTCTTTAGCGGGGAAATTGGACTTGAATTTGAGGGATTGTGGGCTTTTGATCAAGACTGGTGTGCTTGGTGAGGCTACAGTCGCACCATCCATGCCCGGTACTTCAACAGAATCTGAGGCTTTATCTTGTAGCAATATTAGGGAGCTGCTCGCTAGGCTTCAGATTGGACACTTGGAGGCAAAGCATAAAGCCCTGGACAATTTAGTAGAAATACTGAGAGAGGACGAGAAAAATGTTTTGGCTACGTTGGCAAGGAGCAATATTGCTGCCATAGTGCAATTACTTACCGCAACATCTCCTCGCATTCGTGAAAAAACCGTCACAGTTATATGCTCACTGGCTGAATCTGGCAGTTGCGAGAATTGGCTTGTTGCGGAAGGCGTATTGCCCCCTCTCATACGGCTTCTCGAGTCAGGCAGCGCGGTGGGGAAAGAGAAGGCGGCCATTTCGTTGCAGAGCCTGTCAATGTCTGCGGAAACAGCCCGGGCCATCATCGGGCATGGCGGGGTACGCCCCCTGATCGAAATTTGTCGAGCTGGTGATTCTGTCTCCCAGGCTGCAGCTGCCAGTACTTTAAAGAGCATATCAGCTGTCCCTGACGTGCGGCAAACTCTGGCTGAGGAAGGCATTGTGAAGGTTTTGATTGATCTCCTTGATCGCGGAATTCTACTTGGATCCAAGGAATACGCAGCAGAGTGCTTGCAGAACCTGACTGTGAGCAATGAGAATTTAAGGAGGAGCGCCGTATCAGAGGGTGGGGTTCGGAGCCTGTTGACTTATCTTGATGGTCCATTGCCTCAGGAATCTGCGGTCGGGGCATTGAGGAACTTGGTGGGGTCCATCTCAGCCGAAACCCTAATATCTCTTGGTTTTCTTCCCCGGATGGCTCATGTGCTTAAGTCAGGGTCTCCAGGGGCGCAGCAAGCAGCTGCTTCAGCCATTTGCAGGGCATGCAGGTCTGCTGAGATGAAAAAATTGGTGGGTGAAGCTGGGTGCATTCCTCTGCTTGTGAAATTGCTCGATGCGAAATCGAACAGCGGGAGGGAGGTTGCGGCACAAGCAATCTCAAGCTTGATGACAGTTTCACAGAACTGTAGAGAGGTCAAGAGAGACGAGAAAAGCGTGCCTGGTTTGGTCCAACTGCTCGATCCGGGTCCTCAGAACACTGCAAAAAAGTATGCTGTTTCCTGCTTAACGAGTCTTTCCTCGAGCAAGAAGTGTAAGAAGTTGATGATCTCCTATGGAGCGATTGGGTATCTGAAGAAGCTTAACGAAATGGATGTTCCGGGAGCCAAGAAACTGCTCGACCGTTTGGAGAAAGGGAAGCTGAGGAGTATGTTCAGTCGGAAATAG
- the LOC115736907 gene encoding F-box protein At4g00755-like: MDPSMDFVPQLELDMLFKILLSLDDPCDLARASCVSHSWHGFVVSNGLSKQLCLRMFPQLSGVDHVTESCSFKSDAESGSSNTKEWDLLEREHRVYGFLSHCSKSMVDRECISDAISASSTDHFPGEGIINTLELRDRVGRIASYASYWSSKGQQNPAVPETLIYKLVGDLCVVTEIDIQPFQAYFQPGLHIYSAKSVRFRMGYPKASVDLDSVDQSCHDTPNDNFVWTYASPEFPMAQENCLQKFKFPEPVLCIGGFLLVELLGRVQRHEMDGLFYICVSHVRVMGRPLSPTFGVDLIEPSGKFVLKALSYTKESLPVSSPRRISSLELRRRVRNWEHILNMLHGDVGDVEDIWDEEQDDSDEEFV, encoded by the exons ATGGATCcttctatggattttgtgccACAACTCGAATTGGATATGTTATTTAAGATACTTCTGAGTTTGGACGACCCTTGTGATCTCGCTCGAGCTAGCTGCGTTTCGCACTCTTGGCACGGATTCG TGGTCTCCAATGGTCTTTCCAAGCAACTATGCCTCAGAATGTTTCCTCAGTTATCTGGAGTTGATCATGTCACCGAAAGCTGCTCCTTTAAAAGTGATGCTGAAAGTGGTTCTAGCAACACTAAAGAATGGGACCTTCTGGAAAGGGAGCATAGGGTCTATGGTTTTCTGTCTCATTGTTCTAAATCAATGGTTGACAGAGAGTGTATTTCAGATGCAATAAGTGCTTCCAGCACCGACCATTTCCCAGGGGAGGGTATTATTAATACTCTGGAATTGAGAGATAGGGTTGGAAGGATCGCCTCATACGCCTCATACTGGTCCAGTAAAGGACAACAGAATCCTGCTGTGCCTGAGACTTTGATTTACAAACTGGTTGGTGATTTGTGTGTTGTTACTGAGATTGACATCCAACCTTTTCAAG CTTATTTCCAGCCTGGATTACATATATATTCGGCCAAATCTGTGCGATTTCGGATGGGTTATCCCAAAGCTTCAGTGGATCTTGATTCAGTCGATCAATCGTGTCATGATACTCCAAATGATAATTTTGTATGGACATACGCTTCCCCAGAGTTTCCCATGGCTCAG GAGAACTGTCTGCAGAAATTCAAGTTTCCAGAGCCTGTTCTTTGTATAGGCGGATTCCTTCTTGTTGAGCTGCTTGGCAGGGTGCAGAGGCACGAAATGGATGGCTTGTTTTATATTTG TGTCTCTCATGTTCGAGTTATGGGGCGGCCTTTATCACCTACATTTGGTGTCGATTTAATCGAACCATCTGGAAAGTTTGTTTTGAAGGCTCTTAGTTACACAAAAGAAAGCTTACCCGTAAGCAGTCCTCGTCGAATTTCCAGCTTGGAACTCCGGAGACGCGTGAGAAACTGGGAGCACATACTCAATATGCTTCATGGTGACGTGGGAGATGTCGAGGATATATGGGACGAAGAGCAAGATGATTCGGATGAAGAGTTTGTATGA
- the LOC115736912 gene encoding peroxisomal membrane protein 11D-like isoform X3: protein MSSVDVVRAELALAVLYLNKAEARDKICRAIQYGSRFLSKGEPGTAQNVEKSTNLARKVFRLLKFINDLHALISPAPRETPLALVLLGKSKNALLSTFLFLDQIVWLGRTGIYKNKERAELMGRVSLFCWMGSSVCTTLVELGELGRLSASMKKLEKDLKKGEKYQNEQYRAKVRQSNERSLALIKAAMDIVVAVGLLQLAPKKVTPRVTGAFGFVTSLISCYQLLPSPPQSKTS from the exons ATGAGCTCCGTCGATGTTGTGCGAGCAGAACTTGCTCTTGCTGTTCTCTATTTGAACAAGGCTGAAGCGAGGGACAAGATATGCAGGGCCATACAATATGGCTCAAGATTTTTGAGTAAAGGAGAGCCTGGTACAGCTCAAAATGTCGAGAAATCGACCAACTTGGCACGGAAGGTCTTTCGCCTTCTTAAG TTCATCAATGATCTCCATGCCCTCATAAGTCCAGCTCCTCGAGAAACGCCTCTCGCTCTTGTTTTGCTAGGAAAG TCCAAAAATGCGCTACTGTCAACTTTCTTGTTCCTTGATCAAATTGTCTGGCTCGGTCGAACTGGCATCTACAAG AACAAAGAACGCGCCGAGCTGATGGGCCGCGTATCACTCTTCTGCTGGATGGGTTCCTCAGTATGCACTACATTGGTCGAG CTTGGGGAGTTGGGAAGGCTTTCTGCATCAATGAAGAAGCTAGAGAAGGATCTAAAGAAGGGTGAAAAGTATCAA AACGAACAATACCGAGCTAAGGTTCGGCAATCAAATGAGAGGTCCCTAGCCCTTATCAAGGCGGCCATGGATATAGTGGTTGCTGTGGGGCTGCTTCAGTTGGCCCCTAAGAAGGTCACTCCTCGTGTAACCGGAGCTTTTGGATTCGTCACCTCCTTAATCTCTTGTTATCAG TTGCTTCCATCGCCACCCCAGTCGAAGACATCATGA
- the LOC115736909 gene encoding F-box protein PP2-A13-like, translating into MGASLSGISSDPDGDNALSKPRLGDIPESCVASVLMYLDPPEICSLARLNRAFRGASSADFIWESKLPENYRVIVDKVLEEPKVLNLGKKEIYARLCRPNSFDGGTKEIWLDKRTGGVCLSISSKALMITGIDDRRYWNHISTEESRFHTVAYLQQIWWFEVDGELEFPFPAGTYSVFFRVQLGKSTKRLGRRVCNPEHVHGWDIKPVHFQLTTSDGQRVVSQCHVDNPGNWIHYHMGDFVVGNPDASTKIKFSMTQIDCTHTKGGLCVDCVLIYPSGVGKLINSLS; encoded by the exons ATGGGTGCGAGTTTGTCGGGGATTTCGTCGGACCCGGACGGGGATAACGCTCTGTCGAAGCCGAGGCTGGGTGATATACCGGAGAGCTGCGTGGCGTCGGTGCTGATGTACTTGGATCCGCCCGAAATCTGTAGCTTGGCCCGATTGAATCGGGCTTTTCGCGGGGCTTCTTCTGCGGATTTCATCTGGGAATCCAAATTGCCGGAGAATTACAGGGTGATTGTCGACAAAGTGTTGGAAGAGCCGAAAGTGTTGAATTTGGGCAAGAAGGAGATCTATGCTCGACTTTGCAGGCCTAATTCTTTTGATGGCGGTACAAAG GAAATTTGGCTGGATAAGAGGACGGGTGGGGTTTGTCTGTCCATTTCATCCAAGGCCTTGATGATCACCGGAATAGATGATCGAAGATACTGGAATCACATTTCGACCGAGGAATCTAG ATTCCATACGGTTGCGTATCTACAGCAAATCTGGTGGTTTGAAGTAGATGGAGAGTTGGAATTTCCATTTCCTGCAGGGACATACAGCGTCTTCTTCAGAGTCCAGCTCGGTAAGTCGACTAAGAGACTGGGCCGCCGCGTATGCAATCCAGAGCATGTCCACGGCTGGGACATAAAGCCTGTCCACTTCCAGCTCACAACTTCCGATGGACAGCGCGTCGTGTCCCAGTGCCATGTGGACAATCCTGGGAACTGGATCCATTACCACATGGGAGACTTTGTCGTCGGGAACCCCGACGCATCCACAAAGATCAAATTTTCAATGACCCAGATCGACTGTACTCACACCAAAGGCGGTCTCTGTGTCGACTGCGTTTTGATATATCCTAGCGGTGTAGGTAAATTGATTAATTCATTGTCGTAG
- the LOC115736912 gene encoding peroxisomal membrane protein 11D-like isoform X1, producing MSLGRLVYKMSSVDVVRAELALAVLYLNKAEARDKICRAIQYGSRFLSKGEPGTAQNVEKSTNLARKVFRLLKFINDLHALISPAPRETPLALVLLGKSKNALLSTFLFLDQIVWLGRTGIYKNKERAELMGRVSLFCWMGSSVCTTLVELGELGRLSASMKKLEKDLKKGEKYQNEQYRAKVRQSNERSLALIKAAMDIVVAVGLLQLAPKKVTPRVTGAFGFVTSLISCYQLLPSPPQSKTS from the exons ATGTCTTTAGGTCG ACTGGTCTATAAGATGAGCTCCGTCGATGTTGTGCGAGCAGAACTTGCTCTTGCTGTTCTCTATTTGAACAAGGCTGAAGCGAGGGACAAGATATGCAGGGCCATACAATATGGCTCAAGATTTTTGAGTAAAGGAGAGCCTGGTACAGCTCAAAATGTCGAGAAATCGACCAACTTGGCACGGAAGGTCTTTCGCCTTCTTAAG TTCATCAATGATCTCCATGCCCTCATAAGTCCAGCTCCTCGAGAAACGCCTCTCGCTCTTGTTTTGCTAGGAAAG TCCAAAAATGCGCTACTGTCAACTTTCTTGTTCCTTGATCAAATTGTCTGGCTCGGTCGAACTGGCATCTACAAG AACAAAGAACGCGCCGAGCTGATGGGCCGCGTATCACTCTTCTGCTGGATGGGTTCCTCAGTATGCACTACATTGGTCGAG CTTGGGGAGTTGGGAAGGCTTTCTGCATCAATGAAGAAGCTAGAGAAGGATCTAAAGAAGGGTGAAAAGTATCAA AACGAACAATACCGAGCTAAGGTTCGGCAATCAAATGAGAGGTCCCTAGCCCTTATCAAGGCGGCCATGGATATAGTGGTTGCTGTGGGGCTGCTTCAGTTGGCCCCTAAGAAGGTCACTCCTCGTGTAACCGGAGCTTTTGGATTCGTCACCTCCTTAATCTCTTGTTATCAG TTGCTTCCATCGCCACCCCAGTCGAAGACATCATGA
- the LOC115736903 gene encoding uncharacterized protein LOC115736903 isoform X2 — MSFAVFNFISQSSLGVEESRSPVAKRTSGDRFRSIPNSQIMVEDSSNEVPEDLQSAEDWLIHAQELVPLALSKAREVKGFPRRWKIVISKLEQIPSCLSDLSSHPCFTKNALCREQLQAVSETLRESFELAELCLKEKYEGKLRMQSDLDSLAGKLDLNLRDCGLLIKTGVLGEATVAPSMPGTSTESEALSCSNIRELLARLQIGHLEAKHKALDNLVEILREDEKNVLATLARSNIAAIVQLLTATSPRIREKTVTVICSLAESGSCENWLVAEGVLPPLIRLLESGSAVGKEKAAISLQSLSMSAETARAIIGHGGVRPLIEICRAGDSVSQAAAASTLKSISAVPDVRQTLAEEGIVKVLIDLLDRGILLGSKEYAAECLQNLTVSNENLRRSAVSEGGVRSLLTYLDGPLPQESAVGALRNLVGSISAETLISLGFLPRMAHVLKSGSPGAQQAAASAICRACRSAEMKKLVGEAGCIPLLVKLLDAKSNSGREVAAQAISSLMTVSQNCREVKRDEKSVPGLVQLLDPGPQNTAKKYAVSCLTSLSSSKKCKKLMISYGAIGYLKKLNEMDVPGAKKLLDRLEKGKLRSMFSRK; from the exons ATGTCATTCgctgtttttaattttatatcaCAGAGTTCTCTAGGTGTTGAAGAAAGTCGAAGC CCAGTTGCTAAAAGAACTTCTGGTGATCGGTTTCGGTCAATACCCAATTCACAAATCATGGTGGAGGATTCATCGAATGAAGTCCCGGAAGATTTGCAGTCCGCAGAAGATTGGCTAATTCATGCACAGGAGCTTGTTCCGTTGGCACTGAGTAAGGCGAGGGAAGTGAAGGGGTTTCCTCGCAGGTGGAAGATCGTAATTTCCAAGTTGGAGCAGATCCCGTCGTGTCTATCGGACCTTTCCAGCCATCCTTGCTTCACAAAGAACGCACTCTGCAGAGAACAGTTGCAGGCAGTTTCGGAGACACTGAGGGAATCGTTCGAATTGGCAGAATTGTGCTTGAAAGAGAAGTATGAAGGGAAACTGAGGATGCAGAGTGATCTGGACTCTTTAGCGGGGAAATTGGACTTGAATTTGAGGGATTGTGGGCTTTTGATCAAGACTGGTGTGCTTGGTGAGGCTACAGTCGCACCATCCATGCCCGGTACTTCAACAGAATCTGAGGCTTTATCTTGTAGCAATATTAGGGAGCTGCTCGCTAGGCTTCAGATTGGACACTTGGAGGCAAAGCATAAAGCCCTGGACAATTTAGTAGAAATACTGAGAGAGGACGAGAAAAATGTTTTGGCTACGTTGGCAAGGAGCAATATTGCTGCCATAGTGCAATTACTTACCGCAACATCTCCTCGCATTCGTGAAAAAACCGTCACAGTTATATGCTCACTGGCTGAATCTGGCAGTTGCGAGAATTGGCTTGTTGCGGAAGGCGTATTGCCCCCTCTCATACGGCTTCTCGAGTCAGGCAGCGCGGTGGGGAAAGAGAAGGCGGCCATTTCGTTGCAGAGCCTGTCAATGTCTGCGGAAACAGCCCGGGCCATCATCGGGCATGGCGGGGTACGCCCCCTGATCGAAATTTGTCGAGCTGGTGATTCTGTCTCCCAGGCTGCAGCTGCCAGTACTTTAAAGAGCATATCAGCTGTCCCTGACGTGCGGCAAACTCTGGCTGAGGAAGGCATTGTGAAGGTTTTGATTGATCTCCTTGATCGCGGAATTCTACTTGGATCCAAGGAATACGCAGCAGAGTGCTTGCAGAACCTGACTGTGAGCAATGAGAATTTAAGGAGGAGCGCCGTATCAGAGGGTGGGGTTCGGAGCCTGTTGACTTATCTTGATGGTCCATTGCCTCAGGAATCTGCGGTCGGGGCATTGAGGAACTTGGTGGGGTCCATCTCAGCCGAAACCCTAATATCTCTTGGTTTTCTTCCCCGGATGGCTCATGTGCTTAAGTCAGGGTCTCCAGGGGCGCAGCAAGCAGCTGCTTCAGCCATTTGCAGGGCATGCAGGTCTGCTGAGATGAAAAAATTGGTGGGTGAAGCTGGGTGCATTCCTCTGCTTGTGAAATTGCTCGATGCGAAATCGAACAGCGGGAGGGAGGTTGCGGCACAAGCAATCTCAAGCTTGATGACAGTTTCACAGAACTGTAGAGAGGTCAAGAGAGACGAGAAAAGCGTGCCTGGTTTGGTCCAACTGCTCGATCCGGGTCCTCAGAACACTGCAAAAAAGTATGCTGTTTCCTGCTTAACGAGTCTTTCCTCGAGCAAGAAGTGTAAGAAGTTGATGATCTCCTATGGAGCGATTGGGTATCTGAAGAAGCTTAACGAAATGGATGTTCCGGGAGCCAAGAAACTGCTCGACCGTTTGGAGAAAGGGAAGCTGAGGAGTATGTTCAGTCGGAAATAG
- the LOC115736912 gene encoding peroxisomal membrane protein 11D-like isoform X2, giving the protein MSLGRLVYKMSSVDVVRAELALAVLYLNKAEARDKICRAIQYGSRFLSKGEPGTAQNVEKSTNLARKVFRLLKFINDLHALISPAPRETPLALVLLGKSKNALLSTFLFLDQIVWLGRTGIYKNKERAELMGRVSLFCWMGSSVCTTLVELGELGRLSASMKKLEKDLKKGEKYQNEQYRAKVRQSNERSLALIKAAMDIVVAVGLLQLAPKKVTPRVTGAFGFVTSLISCYQLLPSPPQSKTS; this is encoded by the exons ATGTCTTTAG GTAGACTGGTCTATAAGATGAGCTCCGTCGATGTTGTGCGAGCAGAACTTGCTCTTGCTGTTCTCTATTTGAACAAGGCTGAAGCGAGGGACAAGATATGCAGGGCCATACAATATGGCTCAAGATTTTTGAGTAAAGGAGAGCCTGGTACAGCTCAAAATGTCGAGAAATCGACCAACTTGGCACGGAAGGTCTTTCGCCTTCTTAAG TTCATCAATGATCTCCATGCCCTCATAAGTCCAGCTCCTCGAGAAACGCCTCTCGCTCTTGTTTTGCTAGGAAAG TCCAAAAATGCGCTACTGTCAACTTTCTTGTTCCTTGATCAAATTGTCTGGCTCGGTCGAACTGGCATCTACAAG AACAAAGAACGCGCCGAGCTGATGGGCCGCGTATCACTCTTCTGCTGGATGGGTTCCTCAGTATGCACTACATTGGTCGAG CTTGGGGAGTTGGGAAGGCTTTCTGCATCAATGAAGAAGCTAGAGAAGGATCTAAAGAAGGGTGAAAAGTATCAA AACGAACAATACCGAGCTAAGGTTCGGCAATCAAATGAGAGGTCCCTAGCCCTTATCAAGGCGGCCATGGATATAGTGGTTGCTGTGGGGCTGCTTCAGTTGGCCCCTAAGAAGGTCACTCCTCGTGTAACCGGAGCTTTTGGATTCGTCACCTCCTTAATCTCTTGTTATCAG TTGCTTCCATCGCCACCCCAGTCGAAGACATCATGA